In Chitinophagaceae bacterium, the DNA window GAGATATAGCTGTCTTTTCACCAAGTTGAGAGATTCTTTGAACAGCTTCTTTTATTTGATTTTTTACAGGGCTAATGTATGCTTTCCAGGCTTCTTTTTTTGAAGTATTCACCATTTCGGCAGCTTCTGCATCGATTTTTGAAAGCTCATCTTCTTCAGCAATATTATTAGCTAAAATCCATTCTTTAAACTTTTTTATACAGTCAAACTCCTGTTCCCATTCAAGGCGTTTTTTTGATTTATATCTTTCGTGAGAACCGCTGGTAGAGTGTCCTTGTGGTTGAGTAACCTCAGTTATGTGAAAGATTGCAGGTATGTGAGTTTCTCTAACTTTTTTAATTCCTTCTGCATAAGTTTCGCATAGTGCTGCATAATCCCAGCCGTTAACTTTATAAATTTCAAAACCTTCACCTTTTTCATTAACTCTAAAACCTTCCAGTAAAGTAGATATATCTCCTTTTGTAGTTTGATATTTTTTTGGAACAGAAATTCCGTAACCGTCATCCCAGATAGAAATAGCTAACGGAGCTTTCAAAACTCCTGCTGCATTCACTGTTTCCCAAAACAAACCTTCGGAGGTACTGGCATCGCCTATGGTGCAGAAGCAAACCTCATTACCATTATTTGAAAAGCCGGTATCTTTTAACTCATCAGAAGCGCGGTATAATTTTGAAGCAAAAGACAAGCCTAAAGCACGTGTCATTTGACTGGCAGTGGGGGATGAGTCGGCAGAAGAATTTTTGATTTCAGTAAGATTTTTCCATAAACCATTTTCATCAAGACTTCTGGTGGAAAAGTGAGCATTCATTTGTCTGCCGGCAGAAAAGGGGTCATGTTCTAAATCCGGATTTGCATATAATTGAGCAAAAAACTGTTGAATATTTGCCATTTTAATTGCAAACATAAAGGTTTGATCTCTGTAATAACCACTGCGAAAATCTCCTTCTTGAAAGGCTTTGGCCATTGCAATCTGGGCTAATTCTTTGCCGTCTCCAAAAATTCCGAACTTCGCTTTTCCGGTAAGAACTTCTTTTCTTCCTCTTAAACTGGCTTCACGACTTTCTGCTGCTAATTTATAATCGTTTAATACTTCTGCTTTAAATTGTTCAAAAGTTAATTCATTATTTTTTAGCGTACTATCTTTCAAAGTTGAACTCATCTTATTGTATTTCTTTATCAAAACTATGTTAACCCCTTAATTCAAATTCCGGGAACTCAAATTTTATTTATTTCTCTTTTTTAGAAAAATAATTTCAGGCAAATATACAAAAAAAAGACCTCAGGAAAACTTCGAAAAGTTAATAGCTTGATAAGAAATTTAAAAAAAATTATGATTCGTCGTCCATTTTGAAATCATTCAGAAATCCCGTATTGAAATTTCCGGAAACAAAATTTTCGTTTCGCATTAATTTTTTGTGAAAAGGAATGGTAGTTTTGATTCCTTCTACTACAAATTCATCTAAGGCTCGTTTCATTTTTGCAATTGCCTCTTCTCTTGTCTGGGCTCTTACAATCAACTTTGCAATTAAAGAATCGTAATATGGAGGTATTACGTACCCTGCATAAACATGGGTGTCTACTCTGGTCCCATGCCCTTTACTGGTATGTAGGGAAGTGATTTTTCCCGGACTTGGGGCAAAGTTTTTATATGGGTCTTCTGCATTTATTCTGCATTCAATTGCATGCATGTGCGGATAATAAATCTTACCGGTTAATTTTACTCCGGCAGCAATTTTAATCTGTTCTTTAATCAAATCAAAATCTATAACTTCTTCTGTAACGGGATGCTCAACCTGAATACGGGTGTTCATTTCCATGAAGTAGAAGTTTCTGTGCTTATCTACCAGGAATTCTATAGTTCCGACACCTTCATAATTAATATAAGCAGCAGCTTTCATTGCAGCCTCACCCATTTTTTTCCGTAGTTTATCATCTAAAAAAGGAGATGGAGATTCTTCGACAAGTTTTTGATGTCTCCTTTGTATACTGCAATCTCTTTCAGATAAGTGGGTTACATTGCCATATTGGTCACCAACTATCTGAAATTCAATATGTCTGGGCTCTTCAAGATATTTTTCGAGATATATTCCGGCATTTCCAAAATTTGAATCTGCTTCTTTAGCGGCACTATCAAAAGCCTTTTCAAATTCTTTTTCGTTCCAGACTATACGCATTCCCTTTCCACCGCCGCCGGCTGTTGCTTTGAGAATTACCGGGAATCCGGTTTTTTTAGCCGTTTTTATCCCTTCTTTTAAATCTGTTATCAAACCATCTGACCCGGGTATTACAGGTACTTTTGCTGCTTTCATCGTATCTTTAGCGGTTACTTTATCACCCATTCTACGAATCATCTCTGCTGTTGGCCCGATAAATTTAATACCATATTCGGTACAAACTTCTGCAAAATTAGCATTTTCTGCCAGAAATCCGTAGCCCGGATGTATAGCATCTGCATTGGTTATTTCAGCAGCAGCCATAATATTGGGAATACTCAAATAAGACAAGGTAGATTTTGGAGGACCAATGCAAACAGCTTCATCAGCAAATTTTACATGCAAACTTTCTTTATCAGCTGTTGAATAAACAGCTACTGTTAGTATGCCCATTTCTCTGCAGGTTCTGATGATTCTCAGAGCAATTTCACCTCTGTTGGCAATTAAAATTTTCTTAAACATGTAAGGCTTACTTTTTAAGTGGCTCAATCAAAAAGAGAGGTTGTTCATATTCAACCGGAGATGCATCGTCAATTAAAATTTTTACAATTTTACCTTCAAACTCAGATTCGATTTCATTAAAAAGCTTCATGGCTTCTATTATACATAAAACAGAACCTTTTGAAATACTATCACCAACTTTGACAAAAGGATCTTTATCCGGTGATGATGCACGATAAAATGTACCAATCATTGGGGATTTTATCGTGATGTAATTATTTTCAGCAGCTTCTGCAGCCTTCTTTTCTTCCTGTGCTGCAGTTGTGTTTTCATTTGACTCCTGAGATACAGGATTCTCTTTATTTACAGGTGCAGGAGCTTGTATTTGCTGTTGCGGCTGATAAGCTACTGTTTGATTATTTTGAAATGCATCCGGCTTCGTTAAGCGGATTTTAAAGTCTTCTTTTTTGATAGATATTTCTGAAATTTCAGATTTACCAAATAGTTTAATTAGTTCTTGTATTTCTTTAAAGTCCATAGTTATTTTTTTACCCGTTCAACATAAGATTTGTCTCTGGTATCAATTTTAATTTTATCTCCTATTTCAACAAAAATAGGAACATTTATTTTAGCGCCGGTATCCAGGTTTGCCGGTTTTGTAACATTGGTTGCTGTATCTCCCTTTACACCCGGTTCTGTATATACTATTTCCATTTCCACAAAAGGAGGCAGTTCACAGGCAAGAGGCGTTTCTGTTTCAGCATGAAAAATTACTTCTACTTCTTGTCCTTCTTTTAGAAATTCCGGAGCATTAATCAGATTTTCCTGCAACGCTATTTGATCAAAACTTTCATTATTCATCAAGTGATAACCGGAATCGTCATTGTATAAATATTGAAAATGCCTTCTTTCTATTCTTGCAGTTGTGATTTTTGCACCTGAATTAAAAGTATGTTCAATATTTTTTTGAGTGGTAAGACTTTTTAACTTGGTTCTTACAAAAGCACCCCCTTTCCCCGGCTTCACGTGCTGAAATTCAATGATTTGATACAAATCATTGTTCATTTCTATGCAAAGTCCGTTTTTTATATCTGCTGTTGTAGCCATTTTTTTAAATATTTTTCTCTAATATAGATTTTTTATTTGAAATGTAAAAAGTTTTCTTGAAAGCTTTAGCTGTTGTAACTCCACTTGATATACATAGCACCCCATGTAAAACCCCCACCAAAAGCAGCTAAGACAATATTGTCGCCTTTGTTTAATTTATTTTCCCATTCCCAAAGACAAAGAGGGATAGTGGCATTTGTTGTGTTGCCATACTTTTCAATGTTAAGCATTACCTTAGACGAATCAAGTCCCATTCTTGAAGCTGTGGCGTCAATTATTCTTTTGTTGGCCTGATGCGGAACCAGCCAGTGTATATCTTCAGCTTTTAGATTGTTTCTTTTCATTATGATTTCACCGGCTTCAGCCATTTTTGTTACGGCAACTTTAAATACGGATTGACCGTCTTGAAATACATAGTGTTCTTCAGCCTCTACAGTTTCTTTTGTGGGTGGATGTAATGAACCCCCGGCTTTTTGGTGAAGGAAAACCCTTCCTGACCCGTCAGATTTCATGTATGCATCCTGAATTCCGGTTCCATCTTCTTCCGGTTCGAGCATTACTGCTGCCGCACCATCACCAAAAATGATACAAGTTTTCCGGTCTTTATAATTGATAATTGAAGACATTTTATCTGCTCCGACAACAATTATTTTTTTGTAGGTTTTGCTCTGAATAAATTGTGAAGCTGTATGTAAGGCGTAGATAAATCCTGAGCAAGCAGCATTTAAATCGTATCCAAATGCATTGGATAAGCCTGTTTTATCAGCAATAATATTTGCGGTTGCAGGAAAAGTCATATCACCGGTAACGGTGGCACATATTATTAATTCGACTTCTTCAGCAGCGGTATTCGTTTTTTTCAATAAACCGTTTACAGCATGCACTGCCATGTCGGAAGTAGCTTTGCCTTTCTCCTTTAAAATTCTTCTTTCTGCTATGCCGGTTCTAGATAGTATCCAATCTTCGGTGGTATCTACCATTTTTTCCAATTCAGCATTGGTAAGTTTTGTTTCCGGCAAGTAGCCATGAACTCCTGTGATCGCTGCTAACACATTATTCATGAATCAATTTTGGGTTAAAAAAAAGAAAGCAGGGCATATGACCTGCTTTAGGATTATATAGGAATTGATTTATGCAGAAATCTTAGGCTCCATTAATTGTTTGCCTCTGTAATATCCACATTCTCCGCATACGCGGTGAAATAAAACAGGTGCACCACAGTTAGAGCAAGAAACAACATTAGGGATTTCCGCTTTGTAATGCGTTCTTCTTTTATCTCTTCTTGTTTTAGATGTTTTTCTCTTCGGATGTGCCATTTTTACTTATTTTAAATTTAAATTTTTTAATTTATCCCATCTGGGGTCTTGAATTTTATTGTCTTTTTTTTGATTTAGTTTGTCTAAAACTTCTTTGTCACAGTTTTCATTTAAATTCGTTTCCTCGCAGTTTTTTTGCAAAGGTAAACTCAAAACTGAAAATTCATACATAATTTGAGTTAAATCTAAATAAGTATCTTGCTGCCCAATATAAATTATGTCCGGATCATCCTCCGGATTCTGCTCTCGAATACTTTCAAATTTAACGTATATATCCTGCCTGTAATGAACAGGCAAGTCAATTTTTTTTAAGCATCTGTCACAATCAGTTTTTACCGTTCCCTCTACATCTATCAACAAGTCAAACTGTGTGTCCCTTTTTTCAAAGGTCACAAAAACATTCAAATTTGATTCACCTATAGGCGAATTTTTGAAATGCTTAAAAAAATCATCTTTTATTTCAAAATTAAAATAATGCGTCCCCTTTTTCAGGCCCACAAATGGAATACTATATTGTCTTAACTCTTTATCCAAAACTACCTCCCTGAAAATAAGCACAAAGATACGTGTTAAATTGAAATTAACAAAATAAAAAACGGAAGCTGAAGCGCTAATATTTTAATATTTAGTTTTTCTCTTTGATTTTATCTGATTTTTTTAAGGGATTTGCAGTATTTTCATGATATTCATTTCTATTGTTAATGATATCTATAGCTTGAAATACAGCATTTCTGAAAGAGTCAGCTGAGGCCAAATTTTTTCCTGCAATATCATAGGCCGTTCCATGGTCTGGCGAGGTGCGCACAAATGGAAGTCCGGCCGTAAAGTTTACTCCGCTTCCGAATGATAGCGTTTTGAAAGGTACCAGCCCCTGATCATGATACATAGCCAGAATTCCATCAAATTTTTTAAAGACAGAAGCTCCAAAAAATCCATCTGCCGGAAATGGCCCAAATGTTAATATTCCGCTTTCAGTTGCTTTTTCAACAGCCGGAATAATTGTTTCTTTTTCTTCAGTGCCAATAGTACCCTCTTCACCTGCATGGGGATTTAAGCCCAAAACGGCTATCTTAGGCTTGATTATACCAAAGTCTATCATCAGACTTTGTTCCATTATTTTTAACTTTTGTAAAATTCTTTTGACAGTTACAGAAGAACCGGCATCTTTTAAGGCAACGTGATTGCTCAATAAACCGACTCTGATATTTTCACTTACCAGAAACATTAGAGATTCCTGAACATTTCCGGCTTTTTCAAGATATTCCGTATGTCCGCTAAAGTCCTTGTGAATAGCAGTTATTTTTTCTTTATTTATAGGTGCGGTTACTATGGCATTTATTTCATCGTTTTTTATAGCCTGAATTGCAGCATCAATAGATTGAAGAGCATATTTGCCGCTTTGTTCAGTAGGCTGACCAATAGTGATAACCGGATTGTCGTCCAGGCAATTGATTAGGTTTATTTGCTTGTGTTTTACGGATTTTAAATTGTCTATGTTGAAAATTTTGACATGTTGTAATTCCAGCATTTTTTTATGATAGTTCATCACTTTGGATGAACCAAAAATAACCGGTGTGCAATATTTTAACATTCTGTTATCAGAAAAAACTTTTAAAATCACTTCCGCACCTATTCCGTTAAAATCTCCTAAGGTTATACCTATGACCGGTAAATTAGAGTGTCTATTCATTTTTTTAAACTTTTTCTATTTTTTTAAATTGCTAAACATTTTTACAAATTCGTAAATGAGCCTAACCCCAAAGCCGGTTCCATTTTTACCCATATAGTTTAACTCTTTTAACAAAAATGAGGTTCCGGCAATGTCGTTGTGAATGTAAGGGTAATCTGTGAAATGTTCTAAAAATTTTCCGGCGGTAATAGCACCGGCATCAGGACCCCCAACATTTTTTAAGTCTGCCATATCAGATTTTAGCAGGTCTTTATATTCATCGAAAAAAGGAAATTCCCATACTTTTTCACCGGCTATTTTACTCGATTCTGCAAAAGCTAATTTTAAATCCAAAGGTGCATTACCCATGGTTACAGACGCAAATGGACCCAAGGCCATTTTGGCACTTCCGGTTAGCGTTGCAAAGTCTAAGACAAGCATTGGTTTGTATTTTTTTGCATAGGATAATGCATCTGCAAGTATAAGTCTGCCTTCAGCATCAGTATTTAAAACTTCAACACTGGTGCCATCAAACATTTTTATAACATCCCCCGGGGTAATTGCATTTTCTCCCGGTCTGTTATCTGTAGCCGGAATTAACCCAATAGTATAAACAGGTAGTTTCTCTTTTGCAATAGCATAAATGCCGGCTGCTACTACTGCCCCCCCTGCCATATCAGACTTCATCATATCCATTGAGTTTGCCGTTTGTTTTAAACTTAACCCCCCGGTATCATAAACAAGTCCTTTACCAACCAAAATAATAGGTTTTTTGTTGACGGCATTAGCCGGTTTCCATTCTAAAATATTAAAAGTAGGAGGATCCTGACTCCCTTTATTTACCGAGAGCAGTCCCCCCATTTTTAACTTTTCAAGTTCTTTTTTCCTGAGTATTTTTACCGAAACCTTTACTTTGCTTAAGTTTTCTTTAATCGAGTTACTGAATTCTTCAGCTGTCAGGTCAATTAAAGGTCTGTTTACCCAATCTCTGGCTAAAAATGTACTTTCTACTTTTGTATTCAGCTCATTTAATTTTTTTTCATCTATATTGGTATGATAAATGGAGATAGGTAAATTTACAGTAGTTTCTTTTTTGCTTTTGTAATTATTGAAAGTATAGGTTGAAAGTGCAAAGCCTTCCGTAAAGTAAAGTAGATCTTCAAAAGCAATATTTTCAGCACTACTAAGCGTAATCTCTTTTATTTGAAGCGTTTTTATAAATCGAAAACATTCATTTCCGCAGAGGCGTAAAGTCTGTGCAAAGTCCGTATTGTTTGATTTTTTGATTGGCTTAACTATTAATACCAGACTGCTTTCCAGATTTATTATATTAAATGTGTTATCTTTGTTAAAAGAGGCTAATGCTTTTTTTTCTTTGATTAAAGAATTAAGCTTGAAGTTGTCATCTGTAAGTATGATAGTCAGCTTATTACTAAAAAGCTTTTCTTTTTTTATTTGTTTTAGCATTATTTTTGTTTTCCACAAAGCTATTCAATTTAACTTAAAGTTTGAGGTCTTAGTGATAATCCCAATCATAATCAACCAATAATATGCAACTGAAAAAGTCATTGGGGCAACATTTTTTAAAGAATAAAAATATTGCTTCCCGTATAGTAAATGCTTTATACGAGGAAGCTGATGTTCCGGATCATATAGTAGAAATTGGACCCGGTTCGGGCATTTTAACTGATTTTTTGTACATAAAAGCCAAAAATCTTACACTGATTGAGTTGGATAAAAGACTAATCGAAAATTTAGAAAATAAATATCCGAAAGCCACAATTATACAGGCAGATGTCTTGCGCTATGACTGGAAAAAAATTCCGTCAGATCGATTTGCGGTAATTGGAAATTTCCCATACAATATATCCAGCCAAATAATTTTCAAAGTTTTAGAAAATTATAAAAGAATACCATATATGGTTGGTATGTTTCAAAAAGAAATGGCAAAAAGAGTATCATCGGGTCCCGGAAGTAAAGAATATGGAGTAATTAGTGTTTTGAGTCAATTTTATTACGAAACGCAGTACCTGTTTGATGTTGACAGGGGTGAGTTCACTCCTCCACCGGCAGTTCAATCAGGAATTTTGAAATTTTTTTTGAAAAATGATGCAACCATACCGGAAAATGTCAGTCTTATAAGAAGAATAGTTAAACAATCATTTAATCAAAGAAGAAAAACATTGAGAAATAGTTTAAAAAACATGATTCCTAAAGACATAATTACGGATGAGTTTTTTAATAAAAGACCGGAACAGCTATCTTTGAATGAATTTGTTGAATTAAGTAAGCGATTGGATGAAACGAATTAAGGTCTTAATAGCAGATAAACATTGTCCGGATGAGATTTTAGAAAAGTTAGAAGAAAAGCATTTTGAAACGATTCGGATAAAAGATAATAAAAGAGAAAGTTTAATTTCTGAAATTTTAGATAAAGAGGTGTTGGTTGTTAGCGGAGGAATTCAGGTTGATCGTACTTTGATAGAAAGAGCTAAAAAATTGAAACTCATCGTAAGAGCCGGGTCGGGTATGGAGATTATAGATACCCTTACAGCCGGAGAGTTTGGAATTGTTTGTCAGAATACTGCAGAAGGTAATGCTGATTCAGTAGCAGAGCATGCTTTGGGGATGATTTTAACACTTTTGCATAAGTTAAACAAAGCTGACAAAGAAGTCAAGAATTTTGAGTGGCAAAGAGAACCAAACAGAGGTGTTGAGTTTAGTAAAAAAACCTTGGGTATCATTGGATATGGAAACACAGGGATGAAGTTGGCAAAAAAAGTATCGGGTATGGACGTAAATGTGCTTGCTTATGATATCTTTAAACTGAACTTTTCAGATAAATATGCTAATGAAGCGAATCTGAATCAAATTTTCCGGGAAACGGATATATTAAGTATACATTTGCCTCTAACGGAAAAAACCAGATACATGATTGACGACAATTTTTTAGGCGAATTTCAAAAACCGATTTATTTGATAAATACTTCCAGAGGCGAGGTAGTTAGTTTGGAAAGTATAATTAAAGGGCTGGATAAAGGAATTTTAAAAGGTGCCGGATTAGATGTGTTGGAAAAGGAGAATCTGAGTATATTTAATATAGAAGAGAAGAAAATTTTTGAAAACCTGAGCAAAAGGGAAAATGTTATTTTAACACCTCATGTTGCCGGTTGGTCGGAAGAATCCAGATTTAAAATCGGCAATTCAGTACTGACAAGAATTTTAAAGTTTTTTGGTAGAGATTAATTATTTAACTTTTAATACACTTATAATTAATAAGTTGACAGTAAAATGTAGAGAAAAATATTTTGAAGTTTAGTTGAGACAGACTTTTTTTAAGTTTATAGTTTTTAAACTATTGTTAAAACTAAATTAATTTTTATAGTTTTGTTCAGTTAATTAAAAAAACAGTACGCATGAAAAAGATAGCATCTTTAGTATTAACACTATTTACAGTTTTTCAAATCAATGGTCAGTCAAACTTTTGTGCAACTGATTATTCAGATGAAATGTACGATTGGTTGAGGGAGTTTGTTCAAAATCCTGCGAATTTGCAGTTTAAAAGAAGCAGTGAACCAATTATGCTCCCTTTGCAAATACACATAGTTGGGAATGATATCGGAGACGGTTATTATTCTTCAAGAACATTATTAACGGTATTGTGTGAATTAAACGATTATTTTGATGATACAGGTTTTCGTTTCTATTTGCATGATGATGTAAATTATATTAATAGTACTTCATTATTTGTACATAGTTCTTCATTTGCTATTGCACCTTTGATTAATGCAACCAGAGCAGCAAATGCCATTAATATGTATTTTGTGCAGGATCCAAGTGGGGCATGCGGATATTATTCAGGAGGAGCTACTTCTCAGGGAGCTCTTGAGGAAGGGGGACTGGATTTTATGATGATAAACAGATCAAACAATTGTGCCGGACCTGGGAATATAACGATTGCTCATGAAATTGGGCACTACTTCTCTTTGCCCCATCCTTTCTTCAGATGGGAAGGTGGTAACGTTCCGGATAATCCTGAATACGTAACCAGAGACCCTGCTACCAGAAATTGTCATGAAACAGCTGATTTATTTTGTGATACAGATGCCGATTATTTTTATGAAAGATGGAGTGCTCCTTATAATTTTGCAGCTAATCCATTTGGTTTTGAATTAATAGATCCTTTGGGAGAGCCTATCGATCCGGATCCGACATTGATTATGGGATATGCTAATGAATCAGGAAATCCGTCTCCAAATCGCTTTTCAAATGAGCAAATGGCAGCAATGAATGGATTTTTAATGGCCAGAAGAACGAATTTGTTGCAACATCCGGAACCGGTTACTCAGGAGATTACTCAAACTGCAACTTTAGTTTCTCCTTCACAGGGAAGTACGGTTACAGCAAACTATGTAAATCTAAAATGGAACCATGTACCTAATGCAACACATTACAGTGTTCAGGTTGCTACAAATGTTGGTTTCACAAATTTACCGGTTGATACAATAGTATCTGACACTTCTTTGGTTGTTACAAATTTGGCACCGAATAATTCCAATTATCGCTTTAGAGTGACTCCATTTAATCAAACTTCTTTTTGTACAGAAGCTTCATCCATAACCACTTTTGCTACGGGAGGAGCTTCTCCAATATCTCCAAATTTAGTAACGAGATTTTGTGCTGATGAAACTTTAGGTTCAATTACTTTAAATCCTACAGGTGGAACGCCACCTTATCAATATGTATGGGCAGGAGGGTTTAGCGGAAATCAGGTTAGTAATCTTTTTCCGGGCAACTATAATGTAACCATACAGGATGCGGATGGTAACTCTTTACCATTAAGCATCGATTTATTCCCTTATGAACCATTAGAGTTAGAAGTATTGGTTGGTCCGGGTTTATTAGCTGCTGAAGTGAGTGGAGGCAAAGAGCCTTACTCTTATGAATGGTCAAATGGTTTTGTAGATAGAAAAATATTTGAATTGGATCAGGGTAGCTATACTGTTGAAGTTACTGATGCTACCGGTTGCACTATTTCCGGGCAAGCATCAATTACCGGAATACAGGAGCCGGGCGAAGAGTTTTCTAATGTACGTGTATATCCTAATCCTACCCAATCAACCGGAGTAGTATATGTAGTTTTTGAAACAATTTTAAATGTAGATGGTAAGCTTTCACTGTATAATAATCAGGGGCAGCAAATAATGGAACGAAATGTCTCAATAATAAGTGGTATGAACTCTGAGTCTATAACAATTGAAAATTTACCTCAGGGAGTATATATAATTAGGTTAGAAGCCGGGAACAGTATTATGAACAAACGATTAATTGTTTTGTAGGCTTGTGAATTTTAATAATTTCAATTAATTTCGAACTTAATTCATGTTAAGTTATATTTAAAAAAAAATGATTATGCAGCGTATTTTGATGTTATTTCTAAGTGTCATGCTTACACTTGCCGGATATGCTCAAACCGGTGAAGTATCAGGTCGGGTTGTTGATGAAAGAGGAGAAGGGGTTCCTTTTGCTTCTGTTGCTGTGGAACAGGATGGAAGTGTTATTCGTGGATCACAAAGTGATTTTGACGGTAATTTCTTAATTCGACCAATTAATCCGGGCAGATACGACTTACGTG includes these proteins:
- a CDS encoding transketolase produces the protein MSSTLKDSTLKNNELTFEQFKAEVLNDYKLAAESREASLRGRKEVLTGKAKFGIFGDGKELAQIAMAKAFQEGDFRSGYYRDQTFMFAIKMANIQQFFAQLYANPDLEHDPFSAGRQMNAHFSTRSLDENGLWKNLTEIKNSSADSSPTASQMTRALGLSFASKLYRASDELKDTGFSNNGNEVCFCTIGDASTSEGLFWETVNAAGVLKAPLAISIWDDGYGISVPKKYQTTKGDISTLLEGFRVNEKGEGFEIYKVNGWDYAALCETYAEGIKKVRETHIPAIFHITEVTQPQGHSTSGSHERYKSKKRLEWEQEFDCIKKFKEWILANNIAEEDELSKIDAEAAEMVNTSKKEAWKAYISPVKNQIKEAVQRISQLGEKTAISQINELADSLKNMLDPIRKDAVIHLKKALWFSRETESPERQSVSELLEELLKENKFLYNSHLTSESEESPLKIEIEEAVYEEDAKTLNGFEILNACFDENINRDPRIFAFGEDVGKIGDVNQAFAGLQEKYGELRIFDTGIREATIIGQG
- the accC gene encoding acetyl-CoA carboxylase biotin carboxylase subunit yields the protein MFKKILIANRGEIALRIIRTCREMGILTVAVYSTADKESLHVKFADEAVCIGPPKSTLSYLSIPNIMAAAEITNADAIHPGYGFLAENANFAEVCTEYGIKFIGPTAEMIRRMGDKVTAKDTMKAAKVPVIPGSDGLITDLKEGIKTAKKTGFPVILKATAGGGGKGMRIVWNEKEFEKAFDSAAKEADSNFGNAGIYLEKYLEEPRHIEFQIVGDQYGNVTHLSERDCSIQRRHQKLVEESPSPFLDDKLRKKMGEAAMKAAAYINYEGVGTIEFLVDKHRNFYFMEMNTRIQVEHPVTEEVIDFDLIKEQIKIAAGVKLTGKIYYPHMHAIECRINAEDPYKNFAPSPGKITSLHTSKGHGTRVDTHVYAGYVIPPYYDSLIAKLIVRAQTREEAIAKMKRALDEFVVEGIKTTIPFHKKLMRNENFVSGNFNTGFLNDFKMDDES
- the accB gene encoding acetyl-CoA carboxylase biotin carboxyl carrier protein, with amino-acid sequence MDFKEIQELIKLFGKSEISEISIKKEDFKIRLTKPDAFQNNQTVAYQPQQQIQAPAPVNKENPVSQESNENTTAAQEEKKAAEAAENNYITIKSPMIGTFYRASSPDKDPFVKVGDSISKGSVLCIIEAMKLFNEIESEFEGKIVKILIDDASPVEYEQPLFLIEPLKK
- the efp gene encoding elongation factor P, with the protein product MATTADIKNGLCIEMNNDLYQIIEFQHVKPGKGGAFVRTKLKSLTTQKNIEHTFNSGAKITTARIERRHFQYLYNDDSGYHLMNNESFDQIALQENLINAPEFLKEGQEVEVIFHAETETPLACELPPFVEMEIVYTEPGVKGDTATNVTKPANLDTGAKINVPIFVEIGDKIKIDTRDKSYVERVKK
- a CDS encoding ketoacyl-ACP synthase III encodes the protein MNNVLAAITGVHGYLPETKLTNAELEKMVDTTEDWILSRTGIAERRILKEKGKATSDMAVHAVNGLLKKTNTAAEEVELIICATVTGDMTFPATANIIADKTGLSNAFGYDLNAACSGFIYALHTASQFIQSKTYKKIIVVGADKMSSIINYKDRKTCIIFGDGAAAVMLEPEEDGTGIQDAYMKSDGSGRVFLHQKAGGSLHPPTKETVEAEEHYVFQDGQSVFKVAVTKMAEAGEIIMKRNNLKAEDIHWLVPHQANKRIIDATASRMGLDSSKVMLNIEKYGNTTNATIPLCLWEWENKLNKGDNIVLAAFGGGFTWGAMYIKWSYNS
- a CDS encoding 50S ribosomal protein L32 produces the protein MAHPKRKTSKTRRDKRRTHYKAEIPNVVSCSNCGAPVLFHRVCGECGYYRGKQLMEPKISA
- a CDS encoding DUF177 domain-containing protein produces the protein MSASASVFYFVNFNLTRIFVLIFREVVLDKELRQYSIPFVGLKKGTHYFNFEIKDDFFKHFKNSPIGESNLNVFVTFEKRDTQFDLLIDVEGTVKTDCDRCLKKIDLPVHYRQDIYVKFESIREQNPEDDPDIIYIGQQDTYLDLTQIMYEFSVLSLPLQKNCEETNLNENCDKEVLDKLNQKKDNKIQDPRWDKLKNLNLK
- the pdxA gene encoding 4-hydroxythreonine-4-phosphate dehydrogenase PdxA, with amino-acid sequence MNRHSNLPVIGITLGDFNGIGAEVILKVFSDNRMLKYCTPVIFGSSKVMNYHKKMLELQHVKIFNIDNLKSVKHKQINLINCLDDNPVITIGQPTEQSGKYALQSIDAAIQAIKNDEINAIVTAPINKEKITAIHKDFSGHTEYLEKAGNVQESLMFLVSENIRVGLLSNHVALKDAGSSVTVKRILQKLKIMEQSLMIDFGIIKPKIAVLGLNPHAGEEGTIGTEEKETIIPAVEKATESGILTFGPFPADGFFGASVFKKFDGILAMYHDQGLVPFKTLSFGSGVNFTAGLPFVRTSPDHGTAYDIAGKNLASADSFRNAVFQAIDIINNRNEYHENTANPLKKSDKIKEKN
- a CDS encoding leucyl aminopeptidase family protein, which produces MLKQIKKEKLFSNKLTIILTDDNFKLNSLIKEKKALASFNKDNTFNIINLESSLVLIVKPIKKSNNTDFAQTLRLCGNECFRFIKTLQIKEITLSSAENIAFEDLLYFTEGFALSTYTFNNYKSKKETTVNLPISIYHTNIDEKKLNELNTKVESTFLARDWVNRPLIDLTAEEFSNSIKENLSKVKVSVKILRKKELEKLKMGGLLSVNKGSQDPPTFNILEWKPANAVNKKPIILVGKGLVYDTGGLSLKQTANSMDMMKSDMAGGAVVAAGIYAIAKEKLPVYTIGLIPATDNRPGENAITPGDVIKMFDGTSVEVLNTDAEGRLILADALSYAKKYKPMLVLDFATLTGSAKMALGPFASVTMGNAPLDLKLAFAESSKIAGEKVWEFPFFDEYKDLLKSDMADLKNVGGPDAGAITAGKFLEHFTDYPYIHNDIAGTSFLLKELNYMGKNGTGFGVRLIYEFVKMFSNLKK